From one Gossypium hirsutum isolate 1008001.06 chromosome D08, Gossypium_hirsutum_v2.1, whole genome shotgun sequence genomic stretch:
- the LOC107900719 gene encoding trihelix transcription factor GT-3b-like isoform X1: MQGKIDREIVIYGNRSGKETSDPENGCQFPFFEELHAVFTERAKTMQRRLLEPEAGSGSTQAKKKVKRTTTERSSDEFSEGEDEDESEEEKPARGISHKRKKSDSTVLDKSPRPNSGTSTGLQEMLREFFDQQLRMEVQWREMMEKRAQERQLFEQEWQHWMEKLERERLMVEKAWREREEEMRRREESRAERRDSLLTTLLNKLINDNN; the protein is encoded by the exons ATGCAGGGGAAAATTGATAGGGAAATAGTGATTTATGGTAATAGAAGT GGGAAGGAGACATCTGATCCTGAGAATGGCTGCCAATTTCCTTTCTTTGAGGAACTACATGCAGTATTCACCGAAAGAGCCAAGACTATGCAGCGCCGCCTACTTGAACCCGAAGCAGGTTCCGGTTCCACCCAGGCAAAGAAAAAGGTGAAGAGAACAACCACGGAAAGATCCTCAGATGAATTCTCTGAAGGCGAGGACGAAGATGAAAGTGAAGAAGAAAAGCCAGCTCGAGGCATTTCACACAAGAGGAAAAAATCTGACAGTACTGTATTGGATAAATCTCCTAGACCAAATTCTGGCACTAGTACAGGCCTTCAGGAAATGCTTAGAGAATTTTTTGATCAGCAACTAAGGATGGAAGTGCAGTGGAGGGAGATGATGGAGAAGCGTGCCCAGGAGAGACAGTTGTTTGAGCAAGAATGGCAGCATTGGATGGAGAAGCTCGAGAGGGAAAGGTTGATGGTGGAAAAGGCTTGGAGGGAGAGGGAGGAGGAGATGAGGAGAAGAGAAGAGAGCCGAGCTGAGAGAAGGGATTCCTTGTTAACCACACTCTTGAACAAACTCATAAACGATAATAATTAA
- the LOC107900719 gene encoding trihelix transcription factor GT-3b-like: MLGSGQWGQEETRELIFIRGELERDFTAAKHNKTLWEIVSARMKDRGYTRTPDQCKSKWKNLLNRYKGKETSDPENGCQFPFFEELHAVFTERAKTMQRRLLEPEAGSGSTQAKKKVKRTTTERSSDEFSEGEDEDESEEEKPARGISHKRKKSDSTVLDKSPRPNSGTSTGLQEMLREFFDQQLRMEVQWREMMEKRAQERQLFEQEWQHWMEKLERERLMVEKAWREREEEMRRREESRAERRDSLLTTLLNKLINDNN; encoded by the exons ATGTTAGGGAGCGGGCAGTGGGGGCAGGAGGAGACTCGGGAGCTGATCTTCATACGGGGTGAGCTTGAGAGGGACTTCACCGCCGCCAAGCACAACAAGACCCTTTGGGAGATTGTGAGTGCTAGAATGAAGGATAGAGGCTATACCCGAACCCCTGATCAGTGCAAGTCCAAATGGAAAAATCTTCTCAATCGATACAAG GGGAAGGAGACATCTGATCCTGAGAATGGCTGCCAATTTCCTTTCTTTGAGGAACTACATGCAGTATTCACCGAAAGAGCCAAGACTATGCAGCGCCGCCTACTTGAACCCGAAGCAGGTTCCGGTTCCACCCAGGCAAAGAAAAAGGTGAAGAGAACAACCACGGAAAGATCCTCAGATGAATTCTCTGAAGGCGAGGACGAAGATGAAAGTGAAGAAGAAAAGCCAGCTCGAGGCATTTCACACAAGAGGAAAAAATCTGACAGTACTGTATTGGATAAATCTCCTAGACCAAATTCTGGCACTAGTACAGGCCTTCAGGAAATGCTTAGAGAATTTTTTGATCAGCAACTAAGGATGGAAGTGCAGTGGAGGGAGATGATGGAGAAGCGTGCCCAGGAGAGACAGTTGTTTGAGCAAGAATGGCAGCATTGGATGGAGAAGCTCGAGAGGGAAAGGTTGATGGTGGAAAAGGCTTGGAGGGAGAGGGAGGAGGAGATGAGGAGAAGAGAAGAGAGCCGAGCTGAGAGAAGGGATTCCTTGTTAACCACACTCTTGAACAAACTCATAAACGATAATAATTAA